Proteins found in one Paraburkholderia caballeronis genomic segment:
- a CDS encoding LysE family translocator translates to MFGITHFGFFLVAVFLLNVTPGPDTAYIVGRSVAQGRGAGLTSALGISAGCCVHSLACAFGLTALLAASATAFAVIKVVGAVYLVYLGVRLIFTKTTAAASQPEADQQPAGAARPLRQLFLQGFWTNVLNPKVVLFFVSFFPQFVAAGSPHKTLAFLTLGAVFVGMSTVWNSFVAWIAGSVTRRFSGKPGVRKWLDRTVGSAFVGLGIRLATATR, encoded by the coding sequence ATGTTCGGCATCACCCATTTCGGTTTTTTCCTCGTCGCCGTTTTCCTGCTGAACGTGACGCCCGGTCCTGACACCGCGTACATCGTCGGCCGCAGCGTCGCGCAGGGGCGTGGCGCCGGGCTGACGTCGGCGCTCGGCATCTCCGCGGGCTGCTGCGTGCATTCGCTCGCGTGCGCGTTCGGGCTGACCGCGCTGCTCGCCGCATCCGCGACCGCGTTCGCGGTGATCAAGGTCGTCGGCGCGGTCTATCTCGTTTATCTGGGCGTGCGGCTCATCTTCACGAAGACGACGGCCGCCGCCTCGCAGCCCGAAGCCGACCAGCAACCGGCCGGCGCGGCCCGCCCGCTGCGCCAGTTGTTCCTGCAGGGCTTCTGGACGAACGTGCTGAACCCGAAGGTCGTGCTGTTCTTCGTGTCGTTCTTCCCGCAGTTCGTCGCGGCCGGCAGCCCGCACAAGACGCTCGCGTTCCTCACGCTCGGCGCCGTGTTCGTCGGGATGAGCACGGTGTGGAACAGCTTCGTCGCGTGGATCGCGGGCAGCGTCACGCGCCGCTTCTCCGGCAAGCCGGGCGTCAGGAAGTGGCTCGACCGCACCGTCGGCAGCGCGTTCGTCGGCCTCGGCATCCGGCTCGCCACGGCCACGCGCTGA
- the htpX gene encoding zinc metalloprotease HtpX, with the protein MFNWVKTAILMAAITALFIVIGGMIGGQRGMVLALVIAVGMNFFSYWFSDKMVLRMYNAQEVDESSAPQFYRMIRELSTRAGLPMPRVYLINEDAPNAFATGRNPEHAAVAATTGILRVLSEREMRGVMAHELAHVKHRDILISTISATMAGAISALANFAMIFGGRDENGRPANPIASIAVALLAPIAGALIQMAISRAREFEADRRGAQISGDPQALASALDKIHRYAQGIPFPTAEANPATAQMMIMNPLSGGGLRNLFSTHPSTEERIARLMEMARTGRFD; encoded by the coding sequence ATGTTCAACTGGGTCAAAACCGCGATTCTGATGGCCGCGATTACGGCCCTCTTTATCGTGATCGGCGGGATGATCGGCGGTCAGCGCGGGATGGTGCTGGCGCTGGTGATCGCGGTCGGCATGAATTTCTTCTCGTACTGGTTCTCGGACAAGATGGTTCTGCGCATGTACAACGCGCAGGAAGTCGACGAAAGTTCCGCGCCGCAGTTCTACCGGATGATCCGCGAGTTGTCCACGCGCGCCGGCCTGCCGATGCCGCGCGTGTATCTGATCAACGAGGACGCGCCGAACGCGTTCGCGACGGGCCGCAATCCGGAGCACGCGGCGGTCGCGGCGACGACCGGCATCCTGCGCGTGCTGTCCGAGCGCGAGATGCGCGGCGTGATGGCTCACGAACTCGCGCACGTAAAGCACCGCGACATCCTGATCTCGACGATCTCCGCGACGATGGCCGGCGCGATCTCCGCGCTCGCGAACTTCGCGATGATCTTCGGCGGCCGCGACGAGAACGGCCGCCCGGCGAATCCGATCGCGAGCATTGCAGTCGCGCTGCTCGCGCCGATCGCCGGCGCGCTGATCCAGATGGCGATCTCGCGCGCCCGCGAGTTCGAGGCGGACCGTCGCGGCGCGCAGATTTCCGGCGATCCGCAGGCGCTCGCATCGGCGCTCGACAAGATCCATCGCTACGCGCAGGGCATTCCGTTCCCGACCGCCGAGGCGAATCCGGCGACCGCGCAGATGATGATCATGAATCCGCTGTCCGGCGGCGGCCTGCGGAACCTGTTCTCGACGCACCCGTCCACCGAGGAGCGCATCGCGCGGCTGATGGAGATGGCGCGGACCGGCCGTTTCGACTGA